Part of the Nicotiana tabacum cultivar K326 chromosome 20, ASM71507v2, whole genome shotgun sequence genome, ATAATTAGTCTGATGTTTAGTTCATTCTTGGCTATGACCCCTCCTGCCTCGTTTGTGTTCTGAATGTTGTGTTAAAATGGTTTCCTGGGTAATATTTGAGTTCAGATTTGAGCCTGTGGTTGTTTTCAGTTCATTGAGCTGAATTTATGGTTCGTTTGTTCAGCCTGAATTAGTCAACCCCCTTTTTGAAACTCTGCTGGTTGTTCCCTACTTTTGCACTCCAAATTTGTTTAGGGCATATGCTGGTCAGGTTGATCTCAGTCCATCTTGTTTTGCTGAGTTTAAATATGATTGTTTCCCCATTTATAGTTAGTTCAATATATGCTGCCCTGAACTTTTAGGTTTCATTCTAAACGCCATCTGATTTAGTATCTTGAATTACTAGCTGATTTGAATTGGTTGTAGCTGTTGTAACTAGTTGGATTCAGTTTAGTGAATGAGTAGGTTTGAATAGGTTGTTGATCAAAGTCTGTATCCAGCACTTAAGGGGTTTGGGGTAGGACAGTGAATCACAAGggtttcaggggtaatttggggatTTCAAAACTTGGAAAAAGAGGGTTAACTTGAGTGGACTGTCAGGAAGTACCAATGTACCATTAatctaatgcatttgtttaaatAAAGTTGGGAACAAAAGATAACGGTATGGGGGTGGTTTTGTTGGGGAGTGATTAAATAAATGTTGCCCATAATCTTTGAATTAAAAATAGGATAGGACAAgtgtagtggggaacaaaacatacaATAATGGGCAAAAGCAGGAGGAGGGGGCAaaatatttttctgattttagtTTTTGAGTACTCTTAAGAGTTGGAGTGTGGGATCTTTTGGCATATATATAGAGCCACTGATAGGCAGCAAGGGGGgaggaagagaaaaaaaagaaaaagaaaaagaagatagagAGAGAACTTAGGAAAGAgtggacaatttttttttttccagattttgagAGCTGTGAGCTGCATCTATCATGCCTTCCTTTGAATGTCTTGAAACATCAGTAAACTACTGTTGTCTCGTACCTATCTCCCTTCTGCTTTGGCTGTGAAGCCTGTGATTACATTTTGGTTTTGCTGGGTTTTCAATTGTTCGCTCTTGAGTTTGCTGGGTTTATTTGCTACTGCTTtcattggttatagctgaatttTTTTCACTGGGATTTATTCTGCTTATTGTTACTGTTGCTGTTGTTATTTGCGGAACACTACTGTCGCTtcactgatcttcatcttctttccttgcttttcaaataccaggtacacaaaacTGAATACACTGGTACATCTTGTAAGCTtatcgaagcatgaatgcaaaaaaaatGGGAAAGATTTGAAtctgtagtttaatgtagtcttttctttcttttactgtctgtatttAGAACATTCTATGCACTGCCCATGTAAACTCTGGTTACATACTGAATCTCATTTGTATATATGTTAGCTAGTTGCCTTAACTAGAATCAGGTGGTTGTTGTTTATGTATAACATGGGCATTATCCTATAGCAGTTTAAGTTGTAAACTCCTTCCCCGTAGGCTTTTAGTTTAAATGGACTAACAGTGTAGTAGTAACATTCTGCTAGTTCAATTTGTTCGATTAAACAGCATGTTCCAAATACATATCAGGCCTTAGGTGATTACTCAATAGTTCAAACTATTTTAGTTAACAACTTGTTCATCTAAattcgtaaaaaaaaaaagggtttcATTGGGAATCACTTTCATTTCGGGTTCTTAAAGTTTGAACATGTGTAGAATCGTTTGGCTAAGCCCAACATCTGAATAAGGATGGCACAGGTCCAGTTTTACTCCTTATACATTGGACCTAGGCCCATAATTGTTAACCGACTTCCCTTATTGTATTGTCTTCAGATttaacgactcactttcgaaactcaactataataactcgtGAGCATGTAAATAAGCTAGAACTCTTTTCTTTCATTATAGAGACGAAcgaaatagaaaatatagtcactataggtagatccttttaaaacagaaatgaggcgtgcctcgccaaacaaaagtgcaaattgcagggccctcaataattggtcatagtaaaatacttagaatttgggatggactgtttagtgaattttactgccttccccaaagataataacgcgttagactctttaggcgcgatttaattaaattacattcttaaattcgggtgcgcatttatgtgacccaaatccaaatctcaacggagtcggaatgtattaacaaccacgggcgcattgattgtgacgtggttcgaaatgcatttttatgacgttgcaattccataataaataaataataataaatgcggtttaaacctaataaaagcacacaagttataacatgtattaaaatcagatatttagccattataacaatttaagcgaccgtgctagaaccacgggatccgtgagtgtctaacaccttccctcgggtcaacagaattccttacttagaatttctggttcgcagacttcatttggaaagtcgaaaatttcctcgatttgggattcaagataaaccggtgacttgggacaccaaaagtcaaacctttcccaagtgacgactctgaaataaataaataatcccatttcgaatattgtcacttaaattgaaaaaactccctcacgcatttatccttcggggtaggcgcgcaaaaaggaggtgtgacagcgctaaaaagaaaacaaattgtatagcatgaaataaggaaaaatacgattttaaaaaattatatagtaCAAAATAATTTAGAAATTCAAGCTCCAATGttcttttccaaaatttcaatactTTGACTATATACAACTACAAAGTATCAAATTTCTTAATAGATCCTTTATTGGTCATTCATTAAgggataaataaaaataaaagaaaaaaatcactTTTTGTTGACCACTAATAACCACTTACTACTAGGGTGACGAATGGACTTGAGATTCGCACCAAAATCCCGACCGATTTCGGCGCCAATTCCAAATTCCTACAAAATCTCTTCTTCCTTCGGCTGCAAACTTGCTCCTGCTAATCAACTTGTAAGTTTCACTCCTTATTTCACTGCTTCAACTCATAGAGTTTATACTTGTGTGAGAAAGGGTTCCATGGCTTGGTGGGAGGGTATCAATGAAGTTCGTGTTCTTATTGCACCAGGTACTCCGTCCTTAATTTGTGTCTCGTTTCCGTTGCCGCTTCCTTTTTTTATCGTTGACATTTCACACTTACATATTGCACCTTGTTTATGTATTGTGTAGCAGAAAAGGTAGAAACTTTCGGTTGGGTACTATGGTTCTTAATTTTTGTATCTAGATTGAATAATTTGTGCCCTAAGAAATATGCTTTGCCTGTTATTTGATGGGAATTTTGAGTACATTATTTGTGTTatattgcttttctttgaatatCTTCATCCATTTGGAATCTAAAGCAGGGGCGGATATAGTGTAAGGTACGGGTTCATTTGACTCCAGTAGCTTTGGCTTCGCCGTCTGTGCTAAGAAATTCTATAAATAAGTAGAAATAATTGAACCCAATAAATCAAATGAGTTCTGGTGGAATTTTGAACTCGGATCCATGAAGTTCAAATCTTGGGATGTGCCTCCCATCTAAACGGAGTGTCTTAAGCATGTATAATTACTGTTTCTTAAGATATCAGTAGCTAATTGTAAGCTTCATCTGCAAGGATGAACACTAATATCCAAGATTTCATGACTTGTTGGTCCTTCCGGATATGTCATTAAACTGATAGACCTGTCATATAGTTGAATCTTGATTCTGAAAAGATAACAAAACTCATCTTGAAAAAGCATTATCTTTATATCTCTCTTGCTGCGTTGTTGGTCCTTGGTAGTAATGATATGTCAATCTCCTAGACTACAGTTCCAGAATCTCCTTACTAACTTGACTGCAATATGAAGATTCTCAGTTtaacatttttattttatattttacaaACTGTAACTCAGTTTAACATTGCAGAGCCTTCAAAGGATGGGAACAAGGTAGGGCAGCTATTATCTCTTCAACATCCCAAATCTGGTAAATTCCTgcacttttcatgccactgtcttaTTTAATTGTATCTTTATTTTTCTAAGATGTTGCCTTTCTTTATGCGTACTTGTTTACTGTTTTTCTTTGGGTTTTAATGCTTTCATTATAGTGGCTTGAGACTTTGTTATTGGTGGATATATCGAAATTATTACGGCTTATTTTTTGTTAACCATGCTCTAACATTCTGTTGATTGTCAAACTATCTTTTGGGAACTGGTTATGTCACTAAGGTTTGTATTAATGGTGCAATAACTTTAGATTGATGGACATAATGTTTTTGGATTCGCCTCTGTGACAGGAAATGCAACATGCTACATTTGTGTTGATGGAGCTCTTCAAGAACTTCACTGGTTCAAGCAATCTTATGGGTCTTGGTTCCTTGGGGATTATGTGTGTGAAGGTAAAAGTTTGTCTGAGCTTGATCTAATGAACCCTTTCAAAAGCTGATAAGTTGACATTTCTATCGCTGTCCATTAGTTCTCTCGATAATCCAAATGATAAGCGTTAGAGGAAATATGTAGTCCTAGACAGTGGCTTCACTTCATAGAGTAAGTGTTTGAATTGAAAATAAAaacatcttttttttaaaatctcaAGTTTAATGTTCTTTGTGTGATTCATTCTTCCATGCGAAAGATTTGATGAGGATGCAGTAGGAGGATTAAGACTACCTCTCATGAAGCATTGTGGAAATTTGAACCAACCTGCAAGGAGGATTAAAACTACCTCTCTAAAATAATCTAAATATTTTGCctatcaaaaacaaaaaattaaattttttagtCCAACCTGGATACAGGTTAGGTGTTTGGTCTATCTCATTTACTTTTGACATAGTCCAATGAATTACCCTACTACACGTCCAACTTGGGCTTTGTTGTATAGACATGGTTCTCCTATGCATTGCTCCGATTCCACCTGCAATGTCTCAAACGAGCAAGATTGAGGGTTCTGATCCTTGTGTGCACTTCCCTTTGATTATTTCAGATTTCAAAACAACTACTTGTCAGTGATCTAAATTTCATTTGTATTTTATCTGGAAAAACAATGACTCCTTCCTTAATATGGAAAACACTCTTCATTCGGTTCAACCAACTTCTTTGTTCTTACATTTCAAActattattttaaatttcttggagaaagttatatttacattcttCTCTCCAGAAGCCAATACTTGTAATAATTCATTAAACATTTTACTCATATGCTTCGCGGACGTCGACCCACGTCAATTAAAATGGAACGGAGAGAATAGTAGAAGAGTTGCACATATGAACCAAACTCGAGTTTAGTAGCTGTCGGGAAAAAAAAGTTTATAGTGGCCCTATTTGTAAATTCTGAATGAACCATGTTCTGATATCATGTTTAATGCATATTGCGGAATCTTTCTTTTTGCTTACTAGACGTTGATTTAATTTCATGCTTAGGATAACTGGTATGcttatactttatcttttgtgCTCTTGGTAGAGAAGCCTGTTGGTTTGTCTTCTGCTCTTTAAAACTTTCAATGCCATTGATCTTGATTTCTAGAGGAAGTGttagtttctttctttttttgtttagcTTTTCTGTATTCTCATTTATTTCTCAAAACAGATAGCCGATTATATACTGCAACTCCAGTGGATCCAGTTTTTGTTCTGTTACCTATTTTCGAAGAAGCAAGAATGAAGGTATTAATCTCTAATTTCTGAATGATGTATCTCTCTGCAATAAGTTTCTTATATAGAGAAACTGCTAGCTAAAATTCATATAGTAGAGAAGTGTAATGCTTGTACATGTGTAGCTTACACATATTGTTGTTTTATgtattatttattaaaaactGCTTTTAAAGCACTTTCAAGACTCTATTGCTCTCTTCCTCGAATGACTACATAAGATTCGGATTATGTTCTTTCTCTTTTGGCTGGTCGAAGTTCTTTTGCTGCATGCAACATTAACCAGAGACAACTGTCTTCCACTTGGCTACTGGCTAGCTGGTTCTCTAACTGCGCTTTTATTTATTCTGACAAAATGCAGAAAAAGGATGATCTAGGAAAGTTTAGGCAATTGGATGAAATAACTTATGTCGTAGGCTATCCTGGATATCAGCATCTTTCTTCTGTTGCTGAGAACTGCATGCAAGTGGTTTGTGATGTCAAAGGTGATAATATACTGTCTCAGAATAATCAGTTTTTATTTTGGTTTATAATGCTAGATGGCATGACATCTCATATTTATGGAGTATTCTATAGATAGAGATGTTATCCATGTACCTCACATCAAATCCTTCTGTTAAGATCTGCCTTAAAGTTGTTTGGCGAATAAATTTTAGTAGAAAAAGACATGGAAATGGTAGATATATCATGGTGTAAATCAGAAAGCATTTGAAGCTATAATGATTTATTTTTTGGGTTGGTGTGAAAGGCTAATTCAAGTTGTTTGACATGAAAAGTTCAAGTTAGTTAATGCTTAATCTTCTTATCCATCTCCTTTTTTTTTGTGTCAACAGATATCGGAAACACGAAGTTTTACAGGCTTAATGATGAGAAGGTGCTAAAATGGTTATGCTTCAAGGTCAGATTTCATTCCTTACTGACCCACATATAGGGTGGTTATTTACTTTGCAATAATGTGCTGTGATGATCTTGTTCTAGCATTCAGTGTCGAAATCATAACTTGCTGGAGATTAGAAGTTTAATTGTCCCTTTCTTGTGATTGAGTCTCCAGTATCTGATCTTTCCTATCTGAAAGTAGTATGAAAAGCTACCTCATAGTTTGTTCCTATTAATGGCCTGTAATAGTTTAGCTTGTAGATGGATTTCCCTAGTTGGGTCTACAATGAGTTGTGAAGATGGTCGTACAAGTCATGAAAGCTATGACATAGTCCATATAGTTATATAAGAAATTTTCTTCCATATGATCTGGCAGTCACTCTGATTCCATGCAGTGGAAAGTTGACTTGATTGATTGGTATGATATAACTCGACTGCTCCCTGCTCATTCATTAGGTTTGAGCAATGATTTTTCATATCTAAAAGAAACAGCTAGAACTGCAGTGGGTGTGTTATCATCTAGCTTTTATTTGGACTTTTTCAGATGTAAACGATACAGCTTGGGTATAACATAAgtcatatttatttttaaaggctAAAGGACAACACGTATCCAGAGTCCTACATATGAGGAACTAATAATCACTTCTATTTTGTTGTAATAAAGATGATTTTTTATGTTTTGGTTAAGATATTAGATATATTTATTAGAAAATTTTTGTGGATCCAAGAGGAAAAGCTTGGATTTGGATGGTTGAATGATTTTAACAATATAGAAAGTGGAGAAGAGAAAGGGACTGCCATTTTCATGGATATGAATGCAATACACATTCTACTACATCTACTAGTATCTGTTTGCTTCTCAATTGTTGAGTCAATCACTTGTAATCCGATGAAAAAGGAATGGCTAGTATGTCTTTGATTAAATGTGAAAATCTCCTCCTGTTAATTCGCTTTTTCATTTAAGtacaaaagagagagaaaaggaagCTTTCTAGAAATATGATTTGATCTTGATATGTGCTTCAAGTAAATTTGGTTCTCTAATAGAAGTGGGTATACATTAAGAGTTTCCAGTGGTACTGCCATTTTAAGATATCACCATTGGCTATTGGAGATTAAGTGTACATTTGTTGGTAGTGTCTTGTTTATATCTAGTGAAGTCTTCTTTGTCTACAATGGTCTATCCATCTTTAGAAATCGAGTACTCTCTCATATGCCTATCAACATCATTACTTTTTCATG contains:
- the LOC107809395 gene encoding uncharacterized protein LOC107809395 isoform X2, encoding MDLRFAPKSRPISAPIPNSYKISSSFGCKLAPANQLVSFTPYFTASTHRVYTCVRKGSMAWWEGINEVRVLIAPEPSKDGNKVGQLLSLQHPKSGNATCYICVDGALQELHWFKQSYGSWFLGDYVCEDSRLYTATPVDPVFVLLPIFEEARMKKKDDLGKFRQLDEITYVVGYPGYQHLSSVAENCMQVVCDVKDIGNTKFYRLNDEKVLKWLCFKVIQLKKTLLTLDKNYAARDKKEILSDAVSIIGEYLKDEPWLKLLCGKLRERVKTGKRLVRAKDRLKRPKWRPTP
- the LOC107809395 gene encoding uncharacterized protein LOC107809395 isoform X1 → MDLRFAPKSRPISAPIPNSYKISSSFGCKLAPANQLVSFTPYFTASTHRVYTCVRKGSMAWWEGINEVRVLIAPEPSKDGNKVGQLLSLQHPKSGNATCYICVDGALQELHWFKQSYGSWFLGDYVCEDSRLYTATPVDPVFVLLPIFEEARMKKKDDLGKFRQLDEITYVVGYPGYQHLSSVAENCMQVVCDVKDIGNTKFYRLNDEKVLKWLCFKVIQLKKTLLTLDKNYAARDKKEILSDAVSIIGEYLKDEPWLKLLCGKLSIDLQDDTNLSNSELHSSPMENGFESFNHEQGKSEDREKTSKSKRQTKKAKVETNSLNIKDMFSRATRRGR